Proteins from one Hydrogenophaga sp. SL48 genomic window:
- a CDS encoding dihydrodipicolinate synthase family protein, translating to MTSPRTPRYSGIFPVVPTTFHEDGTLDLESQKRCLDFMIDAGSDGLCILANFSEQFSLSDDERETLTRVSLEHVAGRVPVIVTTTHYGTAVCAARSKRAQDLGAAMVMVMPPYHGATFRVPEPLIHEFYARVSDAIGIPIMVQDAPASGTVLSAPFLARMAQEIEQLAYFKIETPGAASKLRELIRLGGDAIEGPWDGEEAITLLADLDAGATGAMTGGGFPDGIRPIIEAHRNGHVNRAFELYQRWLPLINHENRQGGILTAKALMKEGGVIACEAGRHPFPPMHPEVRRGLIDIARRLDPLVLRWRT from the coding sequence ATGACTTCCCCCCGCACGCCGCGCTACAGCGGCATCTTCCCCGTCGTGCCCACCACCTTCCATGAGGACGGCACGCTCGACCTGGAAAGCCAGAAACGCTGCCTCGATTTCATGATCGACGCCGGCTCCGACGGGCTGTGCATCCTGGCCAATTTCTCCGAGCAGTTCTCGCTGTCCGACGACGAGCGCGAGACGCTCACGCGTGTCTCGCTGGAACACGTGGCCGGGCGCGTGCCGGTGATCGTCACCACCACGCACTACGGCACCGCCGTCTGCGCCGCGCGCAGCAAGCGCGCACAGGACCTGGGCGCGGCCATGGTGATGGTCATGCCGCCGTACCACGGCGCCACCTTCCGCGTGCCCGAGCCGTTGATCCATGAGTTCTATGCGCGCGTGTCCGACGCCATCGGCATTCCGATCATGGTGCAGGACGCGCCGGCCAGCGGCACCGTGCTCTCGGCCCCCTTCCTCGCGCGCATGGCGCAGGAGATCGAACAGCTGGCCTACTTCAAGATCGAGACGCCGGGCGCCGCGAGCAAGCTGCGCGAGCTGATCCGCCTCGGCGGTGACGCCATCGAAGGCCCGTGGGACGGCGAGGAGGCCATCACCCTGCTGGCCGACCTCGACGCCGGCGCCACCGGCGCCATGACCGGCGGCGGCTTCCCCGACGGCATCCGCCCCATCATCGAAGCGCACCGCAACGGCCACGTCAATCGCGCCTTCGAGCTCTACCAGCGCTGGCTGCCGCTGATCAACCATGAGAACCGCCAGGGCGGCATCCTGACCGCCAAGGCGCTGATGAAGGAAGGCGGCGTGATCGCCTGCGAGGCCGGCCGCCACCCCTTCCCGCCCATGCACCCCGAGGTGCGGCGCGGCCTGATCGACATCGCGCGGCGGCTCGACCCGTTGGTCCTCCGTTGGAGGACTTGA
- a CDS encoding 2-dehydro-3-deoxygalactonokinase: protein MNPSDLLETPALFALDWGTSSLRAYAMGLDGAVLATRRSEHGVMHLPAGPDIHSPAAAFEQALQLLCGDWLAGHPQAPLIACGMVGSAQGWREAPYRPLPSREADLAGAVTLVERPGGQPLHVVPGLLQDGELPNVMRGEETQIMGVLQSRADEGRTPERLLVGLPGTHTKWAWVEHGAVTHFETFMTGEVYAALTQHTILGRTMVLGGELDEPAFARGLRVARSPLGALGVLSTVFSVRTLGLTRQLTGGAQSDYLSGLLIGHEVAALTPTLRDGAEVVLCGEPVLCMRYASALEAQGLPTPEIRSGVTPLGLWRIAQAAGLA, encoded by the coding sequence ATGAACCCATCCGACTTGCTCGAAACCCCTGCGCTGTTCGCCCTCGACTGGGGCACCAGCTCGCTGCGCGCCTACGCCATGGGCCTGGACGGCGCGGTGCTGGCCACGCGGCGCAGCGAACACGGTGTGATGCACCTGCCTGCCGGGCCCGACATTCACTCGCCGGCCGCCGCCTTCGAGCAGGCGCTGCAGTTGCTGTGCGGCGACTGGCTGGCCGGCCACCCGCAGGCTCCGCTGATCGCCTGCGGCATGGTCGGCAGCGCGCAGGGCTGGCGCGAGGCGCCCTACCGGCCGCTGCCCAGCCGCGAGGCCGATCTGGCCGGCGCGGTGACCTTGGTCGAACGCCCCGGGGGCCAGCCGCTGCACGTGGTGCCGGGCCTGTTGCAGGACGGCGAGCTGCCCAATGTGATGCGCGGCGAAGAGACCCAGATCATGGGCGTGCTGCAAAGCCGGGCGGACGAGGGCCGCACACCGGAGCGGCTGCTGGTCGGCCTGCCGGGCACGCACACCAAGTGGGCCTGGGTCGAACACGGCGCCGTGACCCATTTCGAGACCTTCATGACCGGCGAGGTGTACGCCGCGCTCACCCAGCACACCATCCTGGGCCGCACCATGGTGCTCGGTGGTGAACTCGACGAACCGGCCTTCGCGCGCGGCCTGCGCGTGGCGCGCTCGCCGCTGGGCGCGCTGGGCGTGCTCTCGACGGTGTTCAGCGTGCGCACCCTGGGCCTCACCCGCCAGCTCACCGGCGGCGCCCAGTCCGACTACCTGTCCGGGCTGCTGATCGGGCACGAGGTGGCGGCGCTGACGCCCACCCTGCGGGACGGTGCCGAGGTGGTGTTGTGCGGCGAGCCGGTGCTGTGCATGCGCTACGCGAGCGCGCTGGAAGCGCAGGGCCTGCCGACGCCCGAGATACGGTCCGGCGTGACGCCCCTGGGGCTGTGGCGCATCGCCCAGGCCGCCGGCCTGGCCTGA
- a CDS encoding 2-dehydro-3-deoxy-6-phosphogalactonate aldolase — MNIPLRFHQALQQCGLIAILRGLRPEEAVAIGRALYDTGFRLIEVPLNSPDPLASIRALRDALPADCLIGAGTVLRPEQCAEIAAAGGQLVVMPHSDPAVIRAAKAAGLACAPGVATPTEAFAALAAGADVLKMFPAEALGPVGLKAWRAVLTPPIAIVPVGGITPESLGAYAAAGASGFGLGSALYRPGDTAADVAAHAAAFMQVWRLAYPAA; from the coding sequence ATGAACATTCCACTTCGCTTTCACCAGGCCTTGCAGCAGTGCGGTCTCATCGCCATCCTGCGCGGCCTGCGGCCTGAAGAAGCCGTCGCCATCGGCCGCGCGTTGTACGACACGGGTTTCCGCCTGATCGAGGTGCCGCTGAACTCGCCCGATCCGCTGGCCAGCATCCGCGCGCTGCGCGACGCCCTGCCGGCGGACTGCCTGATCGGCGCGGGCACCGTGCTGCGGCCCGAGCAGTGCGCCGAGATCGCCGCGGCGGGCGGCCAGCTGGTGGTCATGCCGCACAGCGACCCGGCGGTGATCCGCGCGGCCAAGGCCGCCGGCCTGGCCTGCGCGCCCGGCGTGGCCACGCCCACCGAGGCCTTTGCCGCGCTGGCCGCCGGCGCCGACGTGCTCAAGATGTTCCCCGCCGAGGCCCTGGGCCCGGTCGGCCTCAAGGCCTGGCGCGCCGTGCTGACGCCGCCCATCGCCATCGTGCCGGTGGGCGGCATCACACCCGAGAGCCTCGGCGCCTACGCGGCGGCGGGCGCCTCCGGCTTCGGCCTGGGCTCGGCGCTGTACCGCCCGGGCGACACGGCGGCCGACGTGGCGGCCCACGCCGCCGCGTTCATGCAGGTCTGGCGCCTGGCGTACCCCGCAGCCTGA
- the dgoD gene encoding galactonate dehydratase has product MKITRLTTYIVPPRWCFLKIETDEGFVGWGEPVLEGRAHTVAAMVEELADYLVGKDPRHIEDHWTVMYRAGFYRGGGIHMSALAGIDQALWDIKGKVLGVPVSELLGGSVRDRIRVYSWIGGDRPSDTAEAAQAAVARGFTAVKMNGTEELQFIDSHDKVERCLANVAAVREAVGPNVGIGVDFHGRVHKPMAKVLVRELEPYKLMFVEEPVLSEHHEALKELAHVATMPIALGERLYSRWDFKRILSEGYVDIIQPDPSHAGGITETRKIAAMAEAYDVALALHCPLGPIALAANLQIDAGCYNAFIQEQSLGIHYNAANDLLDYVSNPEVFAYEDGMVMIPTGPGLGIEVNEAYVQERAAEGHRWRNPVWRHKDGSFAEW; this is encoded by the coding sequence ATGAAGATCACCCGCCTCACCACCTACATCGTTCCACCGCGCTGGTGTTTCCTGAAGATCGAGACCGACGAAGGTTTCGTCGGCTGGGGCGAGCCGGTGCTCGAAGGCCGCGCCCACACCGTGGCCGCCATGGTCGAGGAACTCGCCGACTACCTGGTCGGCAAGGACCCGCGCCACATCGAAGACCACTGGACGGTGATGTACCGCGCCGGCTTTTACCGCGGCGGCGGCATCCACATGAGCGCGCTCGCGGGCATCGACCAGGCGCTGTGGGACATCAAGGGCAAGGTGTTGGGCGTGCCGGTGTCCGAGCTGCTGGGCGGCAGCGTGCGCGACCGCATCCGCGTCTACAGCTGGATCGGCGGCGACCGCCCCAGCGACACCGCCGAGGCGGCCCAGGCGGCCGTGGCGCGCGGCTTCACCGCCGTCAAGATGAACGGCACCGAGGAGCTGCAGTTCATCGACAGCCACGACAAGGTCGAGCGCTGCCTCGCCAACGTGGCCGCGGTGCGCGAGGCCGTGGGGCCGAACGTGGGCATCGGCGTGGACTTCCACGGCCGGGTGCACAAGCCCATGGCCAAGGTGCTGGTGCGCGAGCTCGAACCCTATAAATTGATGTTCGTCGAGGAGCCGGTGCTGAGCGAGCACCACGAGGCGCTCAAGGAGCTGGCCCATGTGGCGACCATGCCGATCGCGCTGGGCGAGCGGCTGTACTCGCGCTGGGACTTCAAGCGCATCCTGTCCGAGGGCTACGTGGACATCATCCAGCCCGACCCCTCGCACGCGGGCGGCATCACCGAAACCCGCAAGATCGCGGCCATGGCCGAGGCCTACGACGTGGCGCTGGCGCTGCACTGCCCGCTCGGCCCGATCGCGCTGGCGGCCAACCTGCAGATCGACGCCGGTTGCTACAACGCCTTCATCCAGGAACAGAGCCTGGGCATCCACTACAACGCGGCCAACGACCTGCTGGACTACGTGAGCAACCCCGAGGTGTTCGCCTACGAAGACGGCATGGTCATGATCCCGACCGGGCCGGGCCTGGGCATCGAGGTGAACGAGGCCTACGTGCAGGAACGCGCGGCCGAGGGCCACCGCTGGCGCAACCCGGTGTGGCGGCACAAGGACGGGAGTTTTGCTGAGTGGTGA
- a CDS encoding phosphoribosylaminoimidazolesuccinocarboxamide synthase, whose translation MTSALHTSALHSLPLLARGKVRDNYAVGNDRILMVASDRISAFDVIMGEPIPGKGALLTKLSLFWFDQLGPKGLNICPIHLTGDAPESVVSADEAPQVTGRSMLVQRLKPIPVEAVVRGYLAGSGWKEYQESRSVCGVPLPEGLLNASKLPEPIYTPAAKAEMGEHDENITYEQTVAMVGADVAAQIRDKAIALYKAAAEIALKKGIIIADTKFEFGLDKAGTVVLMDEVLTPDSSRYWPLESYVVGQNPPSYDKQFLRDWLETAKVNGKPWDKTAPSPRLPKEVIEKTAAKYQEALTRLMG comes from the coding sequence ATGACCTCCGCCCTCCACACCTCCGCCCTCCACTCCCTGCCCCTGCTCGCGCGCGGCAAGGTGCGCGACAACTACGCCGTGGGCAACGACCGCATCCTGATGGTGGCCTCTGACCGCATCAGCGCCTTCGACGTGATCATGGGCGAGCCCATCCCCGGCAAGGGCGCCTTGCTGACCAAGCTTTCGCTGTTCTGGTTCGACCAGCTCGGCCCCAAGGGCCTGAACATCTGCCCGATCCACCTGACCGGTGACGCCCCCGAGAGCGTGGTGTCGGCCGACGAAGCGCCGCAGGTCACGGGCCGCTCCATGCTGGTCCAGCGCCTGAAGCCGATTCCGGTCGAGGCCGTGGTGCGGGGTTACCTGGCCGGCAGCGGCTGGAAGGAATACCAGGAAAGCCGCTCGGTCTGTGGCGTGCCGCTGCCCGAGGGCCTGCTGAACGCCAGCAAGCTGCCCGAGCCGATCTACACGCCCGCCGCCAAGGCCGAGATGGGCGAGCACGACGAGAACATCACCTACGAACAGACGGTGGCGATGGTCGGCGCCGACGTCGCCGCGCAGATCCGCGACAAGGCGATCGCGCTCTACAAGGCGGCGGCCGAGATCGCCCTCAAGAAGGGCATCATCATCGCGGACACCAAGTTCGAGTTCGGCCTGGACAAGGCCGGCACCGTGGTGCTGATGGACGAGGTGCTGACGCCCGATTCCTCGCGCTACTGGCCGCTGGAGAGCTACGTGGTGGGACAGAACCCGCCGAGCTACGACAAGCAGTTCCTGCGCGACTGGCTGGAGACCGCCAAGGTCAACGGCAAGCCCTGGGACAAGACGGCCCCTTCGCCGCGCCTGCCCAAGGAAGTGATCGAGAAGACCGCGGCGAAATACCAGGAAGCGCTGACGCGGCTGATGGGCTGA
- the fba gene encoding class II fructose-bisphosphate aldolase (catalyzes the reversible aldol condensation of dihydroxyacetonephosphate and glyceraldehyde 3-phosphate in the Calvin cycle, glycolysis, and/or gluconeogenesis), with the protein MALVSMRELLDHAAANGYGIPAFNVNNLEQVQAVMAAADEVGAPVILQASAGARKYAGEAFIKHLIQAAAEMYPHIPLVMHQDHGTSVKVCEGAIALGFGSVMMDGSLNEDGKTPSSFDYNVEVTRKVVEMAHRSGVTVEGELGCLGNLETGDAGEEDGIGAEGKLDHSQMLTDPEEAATFVKATQLDALAIAIGTSHGAYKFSRPPTGDILAISRVKEIHARIPNTHLVMHGSSSVPQDLLAIINQYGGQMKQTYGVPVKEIQEAIKHGVRKINIDTDIRMAMTGAVRKFLAENPEKFDAREWLKPAREAAKAICKQRYIEFGCEGQGSKIKGDTLSVMAAKYAQGELAQKVV; encoded by the coding sequence ATGGCTCTCGTTTCCATGCGCGAACTGCTCGACCACGCTGCGGCCAACGGCTACGGCATCCCGGCGTTCAACGTCAACAACCTCGAACAGGTGCAGGCCGTCATGGCCGCGGCCGACGAGGTCGGCGCGCCCGTCATCCTGCAGGCGAGCGCCGGCGCCCGCAAGTACGCGGGTGAGGCCTTCATCAAGCACCTGATCCAGGCCGCCGCCGAGATGTACCCGCACATCCCGCTGGTCATGCACCAGGACCACGGCACCAGCGTCAAGGTCTGCGAAGGCGCCATCGCCCTGGGCTTCGGCTCGGTCATGATGGACGGCTCGCTCAACGAAGACGGCAAAACGCCGTCGAGCTTCGACTACAACGTGGAAGTCACCCGCAAAGTGGTGGAAATGGCGCACCGGAGCGGCGTCACGGTGGAGGGCGAACTCGGCTGCCTGGGCAACCTGGAAACCGGTGATGCGGGCGAAGAAGACGGCATCGGCGCCGAAGGCAAGCTGGACCATTCCCAGATGCTGACCGACCCCGAAGAAGCCGCCACGTTCGTGAAGGCCACGCAGCTCGACGCGCTGGCCATCGCCATCGGCACCAGCCACGGCGCCTACAAGTTCAGCCGCCCGCCCACCGGCGACATCCTGGCGATCAGCCGCGTGAAAGAGATCCACGCCCGCATCCCCAACACCCACCTCGTGATGCACGGCAGCTCCAGCGTGCCGCAGGACCTGCTGGCCATCATCAACCAGTACGGCGGCCAGATGAAGCAGACCTACGGCGTGCCGGTGAAAGAGATCCAGGAAGCCATCAAGCACGGCGTGCGCAAGATCAACATCGACACCGACATCCGCATGGCCATGACCGGTGCGGTGCGCAAGTTCCTGGCCGAGAACCCCGAGAAGTTCGACGCCCGCGAGTGGCTCAAGCCCGCCCGCGAAGCCGCCAAGGCGATCTGCAAGCAGCGCTACATCGAGTTCGGCTGCGAAGGCCAGGGCAGCAAGATCAAGGGCGACACGCTCAGCGTGATGGCCGCCAAATACGCCCAGGGCGAGCTGGCTCAGAAGGTGGTTTAA
- a CDS encoding alpha/beta hydrolase: MTPTPDTPRRHWLAALGLLPLLQACSPLRVINALVPTGTHRFTADQAYGPDARQRLDVYQPDPPVADAPIVVFFYGGSWSSGRRQDYRFVGEALASRGIVTLVADYRLSPQVRYPVFVQDSALALRWAVDRAANLGASPQRVFAVGHSAGAYNAAMLALDPRWLGAVALAPERLAGWVGLAGPYDFLPIGVPEVRVAFEWPQTPADSQPLFHARRSGPGRVPRTLLLAARNDTLVDPRRNTQALASALGQRGIAVELELLEGVSHTTLIGAMAAPLRGLAPVLDRVSAFITRPPA, from the coding sequence ATGACCCCCACGCCGGACACCCCTCGCCGCCACTGGCTGGCCGCACTGGGCCTGCTGCCGCTGCTGCAGGCCTGCTCGCCGCTGCGCGTGATCAACGCCCTGGTGCCGACCGGCACGCACCGTTTCACGGCCGACCAGGCCTACGGCCCCGACGCGCGCCAGCGGCTCGACGTGTACCAGCCCGATCCGCCCGTGGCGGACGCACCCATCGTGGTGTTTTTCTACGGTGGTTCCTGGAGCAGCGGCCGCCGGCAGGACTACCGCTTCGTGGGTGAAGCCCTGGCCTCGCGCGGCATCGTCACCCTGGTGGCCGACTACCGGCTCAGCCCGCAGGTGCGCTACCCGGTGTTCGTGCAGGACAGCGCGCTCGCCCTGCGCTGGGCGGTGGACCGCGCCGCGAACCTGGGGGCTTCGCCGCAGCGCGTGTTCGCCGTGGGCCACAGCGCCGGCGCCTACAACGCCGCCATGCTCGCTCTCGATCCGCGCTGGCTGGGCGCCGTGGCGCTGGCGCCCGAGCGCCTGGCCGGCTGGGTGGGCCTGGCGGGTCCCTACGACTTCCTGCCCATCGGCGTGCCCGAGGTGCGGGTCGCGTTCGAGTGGCCACAGACCCCGGCCGACTCCCAGCCACTGTTCCACGCCCGGCGCTCCGGCCCGGGCCGCGTGCCTCGCACCCTGCTGCTCGCGGCGCGCAACGACACCCTGGTGGACCCCCGGCGCAACACGCAGGCGCTGGCCAGCGCCCTGGGCCAGCGGGGGATTGCGGTCGAACTGGAGCTGCTGGAGGGCGTCAGCCACACCACCCTGATCGGCGCCATGGCGGCACCGCTGCGCGGGCTGGCGCCCGTGCTCGACCGGGTGAGTGCATTCATCACCCGTCCCCCGGCCTGA
- the pyk gene encoding pyruvate kinase: MPQRATKIVATLGPASSSPEMLEAMIRAGVNVVRLNFSHGKAQDHIDRANTVRAAAQRAGREVGIMADLQGPKIRVGKFADGKVMLEPGQPFVLDASRTEPGDLSGVGLDYKELPRDVKAGDTLLLNDGLIVMTVDKVVGDAVHATVKLGGELSNNKGINKQGGGLTAPALTAKDMEDIKTAMSLKADYVAVSFPKNATDMELARQLCNMAAAQYNHKPGLIAKIERAEAIPELANILRVSDGIMVARGDLAVEVGNATVPGLQKHMIKLARQMDKVVITATQMMESMIVNPVPTRAEVSDVANAVLDGTDAVMLSAETAAGKYPLETVEQMAAICEAAEKTDHDPLDDDFIDETFTRIDQAIAMGALFTAHHLKAKAIVALTESGSTALWMSRHNVHMPIFAVTSKLASQRKMTLYRNVRPILVDTSADRDTALAEAEADLKERGVIHSGDVYAITVGEPMGTPGGTNTLKIIRAA, encoded by the coding sequence ATGCCCCAACGCGCCACCAAAATCGTCGCCACCCTCGGTCCGGCGTCCAGTTCGCCCGAGATGCTGGAAGCCATGATCCGCGCCGGCGTCAACGTCGTGCGGCTCAACTTTTCCCACGGCAAGGCGCAGGACCACATCGACCGCGCCAACACCGTGCGCGCCGCCGCCCAACGCGCCGGGCGCGAGGTCGGCATCATGGCCGACCTGCAGGGTCCCAAGATCCGCGTCGGCAAGTTCGCCGACGGCAAGGTCATGCTGGAGCCGGGCCAGCCCTTCGTGCTCGACGCCTCGCGCACCGAGCCGGGTGACCTCTCCGGCGTGGGGCTGGACTACAAGGAACTGCCGCGCGACGTGAAGGCCGGCGACACCCTGCTGCTCAACGACGGCCTGATCGTGATGACGGTGGACAAGGTGGTCGGCGACGCGGTGCACGCCACCGTCAAGCTCGGCGGCGAGCTGTCCAACAACAAGGGCATCAACAAGCAGGGCGGCGGCCTGACCGCGCCGGCCCTGACCGCCAAGGACATGGAGGACATCAAGACCGCCATGAGCCTGAAGGCCGACTACGTGGCCGTGAGCTTTCCCAAGAACGCCACCGACATGGAGCTGGCGCGCCAGCTCTGCAACATGGCCGCGGCCCAGTACAACCACAAGCCGGGCCTGATCGCCAAGATCGAGCGCGCCGAGGCGATTCCCGAGCTGGCCAACATCCTCCGGGTGTCCGACGGCATCATGGTCGCCCGCGGTGACCTGGCGGTCGAGGTCGGCAACGCCACCGTGCCCGGCCTGCAGAAACACATGATCAAGCTGGCGCGCCAGATGGACAAGGTGGTCATCACCGCCACGCAGATGATGGAGTCCATGATCGTCAACCCGGTGCCCACGCGCGCCGAGGTGAGCGACGTGGCCAACGCGGTGCTCGACGGCACCGACGCCGTGATGCTGAGCGCCGAGACCGCCGCCGGCAAGTACCCGCTGGAGACGGTCGAACAGATGGCCGCCATCTGCGAGGCGGCCGAGAAGACCGACCACGATCCGCTGGACGACGATTTCATCGACGAGACCTTCACCCGCATCGACCAGGCCATCGCCATGGGCGCGCTGTTCACCGCGCACCACCTCAAGGCCAAGGCCATCGTGGCGCTGACCGAGTCGGGCTCGACCGCGCTGTGGATGAGCCGGCACAACGTGCACATGCCGATCTTCGCGGTCACCTCCAAGCTCGCCTCGCAGCGCAAGATGACGCTCTACCGCAACGTGCGTCCGATCCTGGTGGACACCAGCGCCGACCGCGACACCGCGCTGGCCGAAGCCGAAGCCGACCTGAAGGAGCGCGGCGTGATCCACAGCGGCGACGTCTACGCGATCACCGTGGGCGAGCCCATGGGCACGCCCGGCGGCACGAACACGCTGAAGATCATCCGCGCGGCCTGA
- a CDS encoding MBOAT family O-acyltransferase: protein MNFSSVEFLFYFLPAFLVVYVATGRSNAVLLAGSAVFYAWGELRNAWVLLASLLACHATGLALDRFPDRPVVRRRVMVLGVLFQLLLLAAFKYLGFLIHSLEALGLRIGLQIDDVPALPVGISFFTFHAISYLVDCYRGNTRVERSLFRLANYLLLFPHLLAGPIVRYAAIRRQLVRRHWTAARWRFGLELLVIGLAQKLLLANNLAVTVDAIYALDRNALSMGVAWLGAIGYAFQVYMDFSGYSHMALGLALLLGFSFPRNFNFPFRSLSVREFWRRWHISLATWLRDYVYLPLGGSRRGAPRTMVNTVLVFTLCGLWHGAGWTFVLWGAYNGLFIVLERLKLAEVTARWPTVVQQGYAWLVFVVGVAMFRAQDLAQAVDFYAAMAGLATTADHAPVLLRYLDGKALTVLLLAGCSMLPLREWIGGGHFVRPRFLVPRFAFLSLLLLLCAMTLAAGSHNPFLYFRF, encoded by the coding sequence ATGAATTTCAGTTCGGTCGAGTTTCTCTTCTATTTCCTGCCGGCGTTCCTGGTGGTCTATGTGGCCACCGGGCGCAGCAACGCGGTGCTGCTCGCGGGCAGTGCGGTCTTCTACGCCTGGGGCGAACTGAGGAACGCCTGGGTGCTGCTGGCCTCCTTGCTGGCATGCCACGCCACTGGCCTGGCCCTGGACCGGTTTCCGGATCGCCCGGTGGTTCGTCGCCGGGTGATGGTGCTGGGGGTGTTGTTTCAGCTGTTGTTGCTCGCTGCCTTCAAGTACCTGGGGTTCCTGATTCACTCGCTGGAGGCCCTCGGCCTCCGCATCGGCCTGCAGATCGACGATGTGCCCGCCTTGCCGGTGGGCATTTCGTTTTTCACCTTTCACGCGATCTCTTACCTGGTGGACTGCTACCGAGGGAACACGCGGGTCGAGCGCAGCCTGTTCCGGCTCGCCAACTACCTGCTGCTCTTCCCCCACCTGCTGGCGGGGCCGATCGTGCGGTATGCCGCCATCCGGCGGCAGCTGGTCCGGCGCCACTGGACGGCCGCGCGCTGGCGTTTCGGCCTGGAGCTGCTGGTCATCGGCCTGGCGCAGAAGCTGCTGCTGGCCAACAACCTCGCCGTCACGGTCGACGCCATCTACGCCCTCGACCGGAACGCGCTGTCGATGGGGGTGGCCTGGCTGGGCGCGATCGGCTACGCCTTTCAGGTCTACATGGATTTTTCCGGCTACTCCCACATGGCGCTGGGCCTGGCCCTGCTGCTCGGGTTCTCGTTCCCGCGCAACTTCAACTTCCCGTTCCGCTCCCTGTCCGTGCGGGAGTTCTGGCGCCGCTGGCACATCAGCCTCGCGACCTGGCTGCGCGACTACGTGTACCTGCCGCTCGGGGGCAGCCGGCGGGGTGCACCACGGACCATGGTCAACACGGTGCTGGTCTTCACGCTGTGCGGCCTCTGGCACGGCGCCGGCTGGACCTTCGTGCTCTGGGGGGCCTACAACGGGCTGTTCATCGTGCTGGAGCGGCTGAAGCTCGCTGAGGTCACGGCGCGGTGGCCGACGGTCGTTCAACAGGGGTACGCCTGGCTGGTGTTTGTCGTGGGCGTGGCGATGTTCAGGGCGCAGGACCTGGCGCAGGCGGTCGATTTTTATGCCGCGATGGCCGGGCTGGCCACCACCGCCGACCACGCGCCGGTGCTGCTGCGCTACCTCGACGGCAAGGCGTTGACCGTGCTGTTGCTGGCCGGCTGCTCGATGCTGCCGCTGCGCGAATGGATCGGTGGCGGGCACTTCGTGCGGCCCCGGTTCCTGGTTCCCCGGTTCGCCTTCCTGTCGCTCCTGTTGCTGCTGTGTGCCATGACGCTCGCCGCCGGCAGCCATAACCCCTTCCTCTACTTCCGGTTCTGA